A segment of the Babylonia areolata isolate BAREFJ2019XMU chromosome 20, ASM4173473v1, whole genome shotgun sequence genome:
CGTTTGTGTAATGTTCCATACAACACCGTACTTTACAGTAAAGCACAGGACTGCACTTCATTAAACTGCACCacactgtgctgcactgcattgtactgcgcTGTAATTTgtcctgcattgtattgtgttgtcctgtttttgttttgtactgtcTTGCGTTGTAATGTATAacactatactgtgctgcattgtgttgatttgttttgtattCTACTGCATTGCACAGTACTTTTTGTTATGTCAGTCCGTGTCAGTATCCATTAATGGTGCAAGCTTTCAATCTGACACAAGCATAAGAAAACGGTTCTCGGATGTAgagctttttaaaaatttatttatgacAAGGTAAGGAATGatttgcaaagagagagagagagagaaagagaggaggtggtGATACAGGAGTAGAGTCATTGTTGAGAATGGAGTGTTGAAAGATGAAAAGCGAGGGAGGGAGTATCTTTTTTACAGACATAGCAAACCCATCATTACTCAAGGTAGGTGCGAATTTCATTACGTATCTGAAAAACACACATTCGTTCTGGTAGGCGCGAATCTCTAAGTAGATACATAGTATAAACACTTTTAGTCTCACAAATGTAAACCTCTTAACATATGTAGCATACACATCTTCAATATGGTAGGGTTgctctttttatatataatatgtacACTACTTTTGTCTGGCAGATGTGAATCTCTCTACATGCAGTTTACACTCCTTGTGAcgcatctctcttttctttttacatacaCACCTTCCGGGCCCTAAAACAAACGAAGGTGGATATAGAGTAGGTGAGTGTGCAATGGAAAATGGTAAATTAATGAAGGATTTCTGTATTAAGGAAGCAACATTAGCAATAGCAACTGAACTAGTAAATGTGATAAATATTGTCCAGTTTGCTCTGTTCATAGAATTTCTACTTGAACATGGAGTTAGTTTGACGCCAACGCGACTGCTGCACTTCAGCGAAGAACCATTGTTCGTCTTGGATGCTGGATGTCTGCATCTGGTAAACTTTCCATGGAATGGCCACAAGAAAGTCCTCTTTCCCATGATTTTTAAACATCTGTAGAAAGGGCTTGCAGAACCGAGCAATTATAGAGTGTCCAATGCGCTTACTTTTGGATATTATGGGTTTGGGGATGGTGATTCATTCTTCCTCcaacatccccaccacacacatatatagctcTCTCTTCTTCGAGgacgctgaaaaaaaaacccaacaaaaaaccaacaaacaaaaaaaccaaaaggaTATATCATTTTCAGTTATGACACCATACCCTTTCTTTCATACAAAATTTTGTTCCTTTTTGCTGCTGGAATTATTTCTCTATCCTATCCTTTAGGGTAATTCAATATGGTACGTGCAACGCATTCGTTCCCATGTTAAGCTCAACACAGCTATATGTTAGCAATGCTCCACGTTTAATTATTAGATTTAATATTTCTAATTGTACAAAATTTGTATCCTTTTTATTGCGCCACGAAACTTGAGCTGCATACAGAGGAGTTTTAAGAAATGTATGTTGTCAAAGTGCGAATGAAAAAAACATCAATGTGAACCGAAAGCAGACTTTTTGGTATACAATACCCAAGTCGCACAATCCCACGATCAATTGAAAATGCATTAAAATATACAATCATGGATCAATGCATTTGATGGTAACTTTAAACTCCAATAGTGTGATgaattctttctgactttcttgtctttccctccatcccacccctctctcttacttGTTTCAAGAACAGGTTGCGAGGAAAGTCATGGATGAAACCAGAAAGGAAATTGTGACACAAGGGGGGAATGCTGTCATAAGGAAATATTAATATAAAAACATCACTGGCCCATTCAGAAAAAAATCCTTCCTCCTTGCACATGCGGGAGTTCGGGTTTAGAGTTGGAGTTACAGACACTCAACATCAGAAGTGGCATGTTCACTGCCCATCTTAACATGTTGTCGCTCGGGCGGTGTCGGTGTAGTCTAACGTTTTCGATCATGGAATGGTAGTCGCCGTTAGCCATATCTCTTGAGATGGGTGTTGGCAGTAAACCCGCCTGTAAGTAACTAACCAACCAGCCCGAGCATATGATATTCATCCTGAAACAAggatacacgagagagagacccTCCGAAAGACACTTCACATAATCTTTTGAACACGTGGGCAGAAGCTGTTTTTGATTACGGTCTCTAAGAACGTAGATGACATGTTCAAATCCAACAATTGGTAGACATGTAAAGTGTGAGGAAAATAAGACAATCTGTGGAAAGGGTAGAGCATATGGACTAGATGTGAAGTCCGCAATGCAGTGCATATATTGGTCTTCACCATGCAGACATACGGTCATCAGGATGATATAAGTTTTACAAATATTTTACTAATACTGTcacaacgacaaaaacagcaacatgtGCTGCTGTTTTGCTACTGCTGCCGCGACTACTGCTGTAGCTGCTCATGCTGCCTTTGCTGTGACTTGTACTTCTACATGAACACAAGTTTGACAGCTTGTGGCATCACAGTCTCCTAGCCTGGTTTGCCATCAATCAGGACATTGTAGATATCCATGCTGATGAATGAATTTAATAGGATAGCGAAAAGAAACCATACAAAGAGAAGGAACTCAGTTAACTTCTAGCTTTCTGAGGGTTTTATGTGTGTCGAGGGAATTATGTATGTGGTAGAAAAGGGAAGGAAGATTGCAGAGAGATAATGTCTGGCGCGGGTGAATTGCTCACCATTGGAGCATGTTTCCTTGCTATCTGTTGTTCAGAGTTGACGCAAGAACAGGTCTACACAACTCGTATTTTCAACTGTTTGAATGACTAACAAACAAGTTTAACGGAACTTTGTGACAGTTTCGCGAATGATAGTCAAATTAAACATCGAAGGGCTGGCAAAAATAGTAACCCGGAAAGGTTACCAAACCAAGACTtgagtacaagtgtgtgtgtgtgtgtgtgtgtgtgtgtgtgtgtgtgtgtgtgtgtgtgtctgtgtgcgtgcaggcatgcgtgtttgtgtgtatctctctctctctcgctgtctctctgtctttctctctctgtgggggatgggggtggggagtaagcATTTAGCATTTACTGAGTTTAATCATCAAGCCGTTTGCTTCTTCCTCCCATTTGTAACCGACAATATAGACGCTCCATCACCACCTGAAGCAGCATTAGTACCCTGTGCACAACAGCGGGCCCAAGTCAAAAACTCCGTCCTGAATTTCGTTCCAGTGAAGCAGTAGAGAAGACAGTTGACGGCGCTGTTGGTGTACCACATAAGGAAGGTGACAGTGTAGGCCAGCTCCTTCTTAGCTAGGAACCTGGGAGTCGCCGTGACTCGGACATTGTTATaccaaagaaaacagacacacacgggcATACTGAGGACCAGGCACGTGGTGGACAACGCCAGGATCATGGCAGTTGTCCTGGATGCCGTGTTCCTACGGTTGTCGCTATCCTTCTTGTCGTTCATGCCATTAGCAGCCAAGGACTTGGCAGAAGTCGTCTTGAATAGCGTCCACGACAAGATGACGTCGCAGACCAACAAAGTaatggaggagaggaaggaagaaaagcacATGTCCACCCACATGAAGATGCGTTCGTAGAACTGCCTGTAGCTGGTTGAGCTGAAGGTGCATCTGTTGTTCCTCGACAAGACAATGCCAATCAAAAAATGGGAATGGAGGACGAGAGCACTGAGAACCAGAGTAACCACAACTGCTCGAGTTCTCCACACGGAACACACCAGTTTCACCTTGTGTGGCCATCTCACCGCCATGGTTCGCTGCACCGTTACGCCGGTGACTAACCAGGCAGACACAGTGTTGGCAACATAGATCAGCCATGACGTAAGCTTACAGGTAACTGAGTGCAAGGCCTGAATGTCCACGCGGAACTGGTATCGTAACCAGTCTGGCAAAGGTCCTGAGTACAGCAGACATAGGTTAGACGCAGCCAGGGACAAGAGGATGGCGTGCTGGGCAGAGTTACGATCTTTGAGACGACGCACGACGAGGATGATTGACCCATTTCCCAAAGTCCCCACGAAGAGGATGACAGGGGGCCATATTTTCCACAGGATCTGGGCTGCTTGGTACTCCAGGAACTGAGTGGGGCTTGTGTCTGTCCCTTGTTCTGTGGGTATAGTGGAGGAGGTGTTGTCTTCTGTTGCAGAGTCACCATCTGTGTTGTTGTCCATGTTcgttctgtgttgtactgctgctactgctggtgaTTATCCTGAGTTATGTACAGAACACAATTATGCAGACCAGCAGTTTAAAATAAGAATGAATCATTCCCGGTGATTTATGATCACTGTGAAATgcattcagaaaagaaaagaaaaagaagacatgtaGTATAATTTTATCACAATTTTtcagtctgtctacatgtctgtcaggctctctctctctctctctctctctctctctctctctctctctctctctctctctctctctctctctctttctgtctgtctctctctcttatttccccaTTTTGTAAGTTCCTTATACAGAGGAAGCAGGCAGCCGGTGCGTATTTGTTTGAACCGTGCTTGCAGCTGTCGATAATTTTGATTGGTGTTTGAGAGTTTCCACCATTGTGATGAAATGGGGgttggggtcggggggaggggtggggggtggggggtggaaaatTGACAGCCATTGTGGATAAGCTGTGGAGTGAAATTGAGGAAAGGTTGACAATGACAATACAATCCCTAATCCTGTGATAATACAATGACAATACAATCCCTAATCCTGTGATAATACAATGACAATACAATCCCTAATCCTGTGATAATACAATGACAATACAATCCCTAATCCTGTGATAATACAATGACAATACAATCCCTAATCCTGTGATAATACAATGACAATACAATCCCTAATCCTGTGATAATACAATGACAATACAATCCCTAATCCTGTGATAATCAACGTAGAAAAACAATAATCACTCCAAACTGTCTGATAAAATACCGAGAGTGTGTTACCGTTAAGTGAGAATAAtgcaaatgaaaaagaagaaaatactatACCATCTTTAAATGAGACAGCTATGGCATAAGTAATTAAATAATCATTGATATTCGTAGATATGTCACCTGGAcaatgtgttttatatatatatatatatatatatatatatatatatatatatatatatatatatatatatatatatatactttaagaAAAACAGTAATGGTGGATCAAAGGAGTTAACGTGTACTGTAATGAATGAAAGGAGTCAGCATGACTAATCTGAAGTGAGACTAAAATTATGCCTCTTTAACCTCATGAGCAAAAGCGAAGCACACGAGAGTTGCGTGTCTTCTTTCACTGAGCGAGATGCGTGAAGTTTCAACCTCAAAGTTGAACCGACAGTGGAATTGCTGATCAGTTGGCTTTTAACTGTGTCATCTACACTTTGCGTTAAACATAAATTCTGAAATAATATTAACGATGATGGTGGTAatcatatggatactttcatagcgcctatccccggtcagagaccgggttctaagcgctttacaaacacggagtcatttgcacaacaggcagcctacctgggtagatttTGATTAAGAGCTGCcctttggcgctcatcattcgttttctgtgtcattcagtcaggtttaagtcacgcaaacacacatg
Coding sequences within it:
- the LOC143294577 gene encoding uncharacterized protein LOC143294577, whose protein sequence is MDNNTDGDSATEDNTSSTIPTEQGTDTSPTQFLEYQAAQILWKIWPPVILFVGTLGNGSIILVVRRLKDRNSAQHAILLSLAASNLCLLYSGPLPDWLRYQFRVDIQALHSVTCKLTSWLIYVANTVSAWLVTGVTVQRTMAVRWPHKVKLVCSVWRTRAVVVTLVLSALVLHSHFLIGIVLSRNNRCTFSSTSYRQFYERIFMWVDMCFSSFLSSITLLVCDVILSWTLFKTTSAKSLAANGMNDKKDSDNRRNTASRTTAMILALSTTCLVLSMPVCVCFLWYNNVRVTATPRFLAKKELAYTVTFLMWYTNSAVNCLLYCFTGTKFRTEFLTWARCCAQGTNAASGGDGASILSVTNGRKKQTA